The Hyperolius riggenbachi isolate aHypRig1 chromosome 3, aHypRig1.pri, whole genome shotgun sequence genome window below encodes:
- the LOC137562389 gene encoding uncharacterized protein, translating into MSSRDDSGKVETSSDDSGKRETREMTVGRGRLAAKTTGRGRVAEMTEGKGRLAVTTTDDSGKGESSRDDTGKRETSSHDSGKRETGSHDSGKGETGRDESGKGESSGDDSEKGETGSHGSGKGETGRDDSGKGESSGDGSGKGETGRDDSGKGESSRDDTEKRETSSHDSGKGETGRDESGKGESIGDDSEKGETGSHNSGKGETGRDDSGKGESSRDDTEKRETSSHDSRKEETGRDESGKGESIGDDSEKEETGSHDSGEGETGRDDSGKGESSGDGSGKGETGRDDSGKGESSRDDSGKWETSSDNRVKQETSSGNRKGETSSNNSGKEESIRNDSRKWETSSGDSGEGESSRDDSGKRETCSHDSRKGETSSDDSGKLVD; encoded by the exons ATGAGTAGTAGAGATGACAGCGGGAAGGTGGAGACCAGCAGCGATGACAGCGGGAAGAGGGAGACTAGAGAGATGACAGTGGGAAGGGGGAGACTAGCAGCCAAGACAACGGGAAGGGGGAGAGTAGCAGAGATGACAGAGGGAAAGGGGAGACTAGCAGTGACAACCAC TGACGATAGCGGAAAGGGGGAGAGTAGCAGAGATGACACCGGGAAGCGGGAGACTAGCAGCCATGATAGTGGGAAGAGGGAGACTGGCAGCCATGACAGCGGGAAGGGGGAGACTGGCAGAGATGAAAGCGGGAAGGGGGAGAGTAGCGGAGATGACAGTGAGAAGGGAGAGACTGGCAGCCACGGCAGCGGGAAGGGTGAGACTGGCAGAGATGACAGCGGGAAGGGGGAGAGTAGTGGGGATGGCAGCGGGAAGGGGGAGACTGGCAGAGATGACAGCGGGAAGGGGGAGAGTAGCAGAGATGACACCGAGAAGCGGGAGACTAGCAGCCATGACAGCGGGAAGGGGGAGACTGGCAGAGATGAAAGCGGGAAGGGGGAGAGTATTGGAGATGACAGTGAGAAGGGAGAGACTGGCAGCCACAACAGCGGGAAGGGGGAGACTGGCAGAGATGACAGCGGGAAGGGGGAGAGTAGCAGAGATGACACCGAGAAGCGGGAGACTAGCAGCCATGACAGCAGGAAGGAGGAGACTGGCAGAGATGAAAGCGGGAAGGGGGAGAGTATTGGAGATGACAGTGAGAAGGAAGAGACTGGCAGCCATGACAGCGGGGAGGGTGAGACTGGCAGAGATGACAGCGGGAAGGGGGAGAGTAGTGGGGATGGCAGCGGGAAGGGGGAGACTGGCAGAGATGACAGCGGGAAGGGGGAGAGTAGCAGAGATGACAGTGGGAAGTGGGAGACTAGCAGCGACAACCGTGTGAAGCAGGAGACTAGCAGTGGCAACAGGAAAGGGGAGACTAGCAGCAACAACAGCGGGAAGGAGGAGAGTATCAGAAATGACAGCAGGAAATGGGAGACTAGCAGCGGCGATAGCGGGGAGGGGGAGAGTAGCAGAGATGACAGCGGGAAGCGGGAGACTTGCAGCCACGATAGCAGGAAGGGGGAGACTAGCAGTGATGACAGCGGAAAGCTGGTAGACTAG